A segment of the Amycolatopsis thermophila genome:
ACAGGATGGTGCTTTCCAGCGCGACGACCGCGCGGCCGCTGTGGACGGCGTCGGCGACCTCGTCGGAGAGGGCTATCGGGGGTGTTCCGGTCACGGGGAACCATCTTCACCGACGGCGTCCGGTGAAGTCCCAGCGGGTGGGCGAGCCGCCGAAGTCCCGTTCGTCGAGGCCGAACACCCACCGCGGGCGCACCCGCACGGTCGCGTTGACGCCGGGGTCGAGGAAGTCCGGGCCGAAGTCCGTCCGGTACTTCGCGTTCAGGGCGCCCAGGAACGCCTGCCGGGACACGGTGTCCCGCACGACCCGGGCGACACCCTCGACCACCACCGGGTTGAGGGCGTCGTCGGTGGAGATCGTCACGGCCGGGTTGGCCTCCAGGTTGCGGATCTTGCGGGCCGCCTTCGACGACGAGAACCACAGCGCCTCGTCGTGCCACACGGCCCAGACCGGCATCAGGTGCGGCCGCCCGTCCGGCCACACCGTCGCCACCCAGTAGTCGTGGGAGCCGCGCAGCCGGTTCTCCGCCCACGACCAGGGCAGCAGTCCGGTGCCCTGGTCCGCGGGGAGCGTGCCGTAGCCGGGCATGTGCGGCCGGGACGCGCGGGGAACGGCCATCGGCGGATCACCCCCTTCACCCCAGATACTGCGCCACACCCCCGCCGAACGACCAGTCCGCCTCGTGGTTCTCGGTCACGCAGATCAGCAGGTTGCGCGGCTCGATCCCGGTGCGTTGCGACACCAGTTCGGCGATCCGCGCGTAGAGCGCCTTCTTCTTCTCGTACGTGCGGCCCACGCGCATGGTCAGGCTGATGAACACCACCCCGTCGTCGCGCCGGATCCCCAGGTAGGCCGGGTCGTAGCGGAGGTGGCCGTCCGTCCGGGTGATGATCTGGAAGAAGTCGTCGTGGGGGACGTCGATCGTCTCGGTCATCGCCTGGTGGACCGCGTCCCCGAGGGCCACCAGCGTCTTGTCGTCGTGAGTGGGCAGGGCGTCGATGCGAACGAGAGGCATGCCCGCACTGTACATACTAGTAGGTACAGAAGGCCAGAGTGTCGCCCGTGCCGGGGGCTGCGGCAAAATGGGGGCATGAGCACTTCGACGCTGCCCGAGGTAGACACCCGCCCGGAGTCGACCGAGGAGACCGACAGCGATCAGCCGAAGGTCTTCCACTACGTGCGCAAGGACAAGATCGCCGAGAGCGCGGTCATGGGCACGTACGTGGTGGCGCTGTGCGGCGAGGTCTTCCCCGTCACCCGCTCGCCCAAGCCCGGCTCGCCCGTGTGCCCGGCCTGCAAGGAGATCTACGAGGGCTTGCGCCCCGGCCCCGACGGCGAGGACTGATCGGCGAGGTCGCCCTCGTCCCCGGACGCGGGTGGCTGCTCGTGCTTGCGCGGCTTCCGCAGCGGCTGCGTCGTGCGCTCCCACAGTGACGGGTGGTCGTCACGCATGCGCTCCTTCGCGCGCTCCATCTCCAGGCGCCGCCACTTTCGGCGCTGGCGGCGGGTCATCTTCGCCGGCCACAGCTCCTGGATCGCGGAGTTGAAGTAGGCGCCGCCCACGATGGCCATGCCGATGAAGAACGTGAACAGCAGGAACGCGATCGGCGTGGCCAGCGCGCCGTAGGTGTAGCCGGTGCTGGTGATCCACGACAGGTAGATCCGCAGCCCGATGCTGGCGAGCAGGAAGATCACCATCGCCAGCACCGCGCCGGGCAGCCCGCGGTGCCACGGCAGCCGTCGCGGCAGGGCCAGCTTGTACAGGGTCGCCACCGCGAGGACCAGCAGGACGCCGATCACCGGGTAGTAGAGCCAGCTGATCCACGTCGTGATCGTCGGCGCCCAGCTGTCCGGCAGGAAGTCGATCAGGATGTTCGGCCCGATCGCGATGACCGGCAGGCCCACGACCAGCAGGATCAGGCTGGCCAGGTAGAGCAGCAGCGCGAAGATCCGTTGCCACACCTCGTTGCGCACGCCGTACTGGTCGTGCGCGACGGTGATCGCGTCGACGAACGACGACATCGCCGACGAACCGGCCCACAGCGAGATCAGGAAGCCCACCGAGACGATCTCACCCTTGCCGATGGTCAGGATGTCGTCGACCGTGGGTTCGATGATCTGGCCGACCACGTTGCCGCTGAAGATCTTGTCGGCGAAGGTGATGATCCGGTCGTGCACCGTGGTCACGAACCCCGGGCCGAACCAGTCGCCCATGAAGCCCAGGCTGCCCAGCAGCCCGAGCAGCAGCGGCGGCAGCGACAGCGTCTGCCAGAACGCCGCCTCGGCCGACTCGGAGAAGATGTTGCCTTCCCACGCCTTGCTGAAGGTGCGGCTGATCAGGCGTGCCGGACCCTTGCGGCGGGCTGCACCCTCGGCGGGCTCGCTGGACGGTGGAGTCATGTCACCCTCAAGCATGGCGGAACGGGCGGGATTTGGCTTGTCAAGCCCTGTGGCGTGTTCAACTCCGCCGTGCCGTTCGCGGCCGTTGTCGGTGGGTGCGGGTAATCTCCGTTGAGCCGCCCTCACCCCCGTCCGGCATCGCGGCCGGGCAGTTCCGTGGGGGCATTCGCATGTCGCGTTCCATCGTCGGCGAGAGGAGGGGGAGGAATCCCTTGTCGGACACGGCCCAGGGTAATCGGACCGGTCAGGGTTTCGTCGCACCCGAGCCCCAGCACGACTCCACCGCCCGCCCGCTGCGGGCGTGGCAGCGCCGCGCGCTGACGAAGTACCTGAGCACCAAGCCGCAGGACTTCCTCGCCGTCGCGACCCCGGGCGCCGGGAAGACGGTGTTCGGGCTGCGCATCGCCGCCGAGCTGCTGTCCGACCGCACGGTCGAGTCGATCACGATCGTGACCCCGACCGAGCACCTCAAGCACCAGTGGGCCGCCTCCGCCGCGATGGCCGGCATCCCCATCGACTCGAACTACCGCAACGGGCAGGGCGCCGTCGCGGCCGACTACCGCGGCGTGGCTCTGACCTACGCCCAGGTCGCCGCCCACCCGACGCTGCACCGCGTGCGCACCGAGGGCCGCAAGACGCTGGTCATCCTCGACGAGATCCACCACGGGGGTGATGCGAAGAGCTGGGGCGACGCGATCCGCGAGGCGTTCACCCCGGCCGTGCGGCGGCTGGCGCTGACCGGGACCCCGTTCCGCAGCGACGACTCGCCCATCCCGTTCGTCACCTACGAGCCGGACGGGGACGGCTCGCTGCGCAGCAAGGCCGATCACTCCTACGGCTACGCCGACGCGCTCGCCGACGGCGTCGTCCGCCCCGTCGTGTTCCTCGCCTACAGCGGCGAGGCGTCCTGGCGCACCAGCGCCGGGGAGGAGTTCACCGCGCGGCTGGGCGAGCCGCTGACGGCCGAACAGACCGCCCGCGCGTGGCGCACCGCGCTCGACCCGGGCGGCGAGTGGATCCCGTCGGTCCTGCAGGCGGCCGACACGCGGCTGCAGCAGCTGCGCAGCGGCGGCATCCCGGACGCCGGCGGCCTGGTGATCGCCACTGACCAGGAGTCCGCGCGCGCCTACGCCAGGATCCTGGCCCGCATCACCGGTGAGGCGCCCACGGTGGTGCTCTCCGACGACCCGAAGGCGACGGCGCGGATCAGCGAGTTCTCCGAGTCCACCGACCGCTGGCTGGTCGCGGTGCGCATGGTGTCCGAGGGAGTCGACGTGCCGCGCCTGGCCGTCGGCGTCTACGCGACGAGCGCGTCCACGCCGCTGTTCTTCGCGCAGGCCATCGGCCGGTTCGTGCGGGCCCGGCGCAAGGGCGAGACGGCGAGCGTGTTCCTGCCGAGCGTGCCGGTGCTGCTGGAGCTGGCCAGCGAGCTGGAGGCCCAGCGCGACCACGTGCTCGGCAAGCCGCACCGGGAGAAGGACGGCTGGGACGACGAGCTGCTGGCGCAGGCCAACCGCACCGAGGACGAGCCCGGCGAGGAGGAGAAGGCGTTCACCTCGCTGGGCGCCTCGGCCGAGCTGGACCAGGTGATCTACGACGGCAACTCGTTCGGGACCGCGGTGTTCTCCGGCAGCGAGGAGGAGCAGGAGTACCTCGGCCTGCCCGGCCTGCTGGAGCCGGACCAGGTTCGGGCGCTGCTGCGCAAGCGGCAGGAGGAGCAGCTCGCCGACGCCAACCGCCGCAAGCCGGCCAACGAGCCGGTCCCGCCACCAGCGCCGAAGCCGCAGTCGGTCAACGAGCGGATCGCCGCGCTGCGCAAGGAGCTGAACACCCTGGTCGGCATGTACCACCACCGCACGCGCAAGCCGCACGGCGCGATCCACAACGAGCTGCGCCGGGCGTGCGGCGGCCCGCCCACCGCGATGGCGTCGCTGGAGCAGCTCGAGGAGCGGATCGCTACCCTGCGTTCCTGGTGAGCCGCGCTCGGTGCGCGAGGGGCGCCGAGCAGCAGGGCCGACCGCGTGCCGGTGGCCGCGTGCTCCGTTCCCGCTGTGACGACGGGCACACCGGGCTGAAGCAACAAAGCGGGCGCCCGGGAGGTCCCGGGCGCCCGCTCATCGGTCTGGGGTGGTGCTCAGCCGCGCTGGATCTCCGCAGCGATCTCCTTGAGCTTCGACTCGTACTCGCGGGCGTGGTGGCCGCAGAAGAGCAGCTCGCCACCGCTGGTGAGGATGGCTCGTACCTGTGCTGCGGCGCCGCACCGGTCACAACGGTCGGCTGCGGTCAACTCGGGGCGGGTGAGCGTCGGTGATGTCATTGGAGTCTCCCTCCGTCCCGGCATCGGCTGCCCGATGCCATCAATCCAGCGGCGACCACTTCGGCCCTGCGGTTGCCCGTCGGCTCCGCGGTGTTCGCTGGCCTCCACTCTTGCAGACGCTGAGCGCCTGGCAAGTGTTCCCGGCTGTGTGGGATGTGTGTCACGCAGAATTACCCCGGATGTCGTAGATCAATCCCGCCAGTGCCGTGCACAAACCCCATCGCGACCCCGTTTTCCGTGGTCAGGACCAGTGCGAGCAGGCGGAACCCGGCTCGCCGGAACGCCTGTCAAGCGGCCGCGCGGACGGGCTTGTTCGTTCTCAGCGGAATTCGTGTGGGTGCTCCCGGGCGGGATCGTGATCAGTCCGTAGGCGAAAGCATCCCCCGCGCGGGGCAGCGTGAGACACTGCGGAGCATGACGAAGCAGGCGTCCGCGGCCGCCAAGGACCTGGCGGCGGCCGGGGTCGGCGGGACGCAGATCGCCTGGGCCGACAACAACGGCATCCCGCGGTCGCGGATCGTGCCGTTGAGCGGCCTGGCCGGCGCGGCGACGCGCGGCGTCGGCATCACGGCGTTGTTCGCCGTCTTCGACACCCACGACGGCATCACGTTCGCGCACCCCGGGCTCCCGACACCGTCGGGTGACGTCCGTCTCGTCCCGGTGGTCGACCGGCTCCGGCGGCTCGCCGGGCAGCCCGCGCTCGCCTGGGCTCCCGGGCGGCAGATCGCCGCCGACGGGTCGCCGTGGCCCTACTGCCAGCGCACCGCTCTGGAGAACGTGGTGGCCGTCACGTTCGAGCGGGGTTACGAGATCCGCGCCGGCTTCGAGATGGAGTTCGCGGTGGCGCCCGCCGGAGCCACCGGCATCGCGTCCTCGCCCGGGCACCCCGGTCCCGCGTACAGCCCGCACGCGCTGATCCCGCTCGACGAGTTCGTCGCCACGCTGCTGCACGACTTCGACGCCAACGGCCTGCGGCTGAACCAGTTCCACGCCGAGTACGGGCCGGCGCAGCTGGAGCTTTCGCTCGCCGCGACCGATCCGGTGTCCGCGGCCGACGACCAGCTGCTGGCCCGGCAGACCCTGCACGCCGCGGCGCACAAGCACGGCCTGCGGCTGAGCTTCGCGCCGATCGTGAGCCCGGAGGCCGCCGGCAACGGGTGGCACCTGCACACCTCGGTGTGGCGCAGGGGCCGCAACCTGCTGGCCGGCGAGGGGGTGCCCGGCGCGGAGGGCGCCGGCTACATCGCCGGCCTGCTGCGCGACCTGCCCGCCGTCACGGCCGTCACCGCGCCGAGCGTGCCCTCCACCCTGCGGCTCAGGCCCGGCTACTTCGCCAGCGCGTACGCGTTCTGGGGCGTGGAGAACCGGGAAGCGCCGCTGCGGTACGTGCCGGGGACGCGGCTGCTCGGCGAAGACCACGCCAACGTCGAGCTGAAGCCGTGCGACGCCTCGGCGAACCCGTACCTGGCGCTCGCCGCCGTGATCACGGCCGGGGTCGCCGGGCTGGTGGAAGGGCTTTCCCTCCCGGATCCGGTCGGCGAGGACCCGGGGACCTGGCCGCCCGGCCGCCGGGCGGCGGCGGGGATCGACCGCCTGCCGGCCACACCCGGCGAACAGGACGCCGCGCTCGCCGCCTCCGCGCGGATGCGCGAGGCGCTGGGGGAGGAGCTGCTCGGCGCGTTCCGCGCGGTGCGGGCCGCCGACCGCCGCTGGGCCGCCGACCGGCCGCTCGAGGACGTCGTCGCCGCCCACCTGTGGCGGTACTAGTGTCTCTGCTGGACGAGGTGCGCTGGTTCCCCGGCGCCGTGCGCCTGGTCGCCCTCGCGCGAGCGGAGATGCCGCAGCAGAAGAGCGAGTCAGCGGCCTTCGTGACGCTGGTTTCCCTGCGGGCGCACGGGTTCGAGCTCGCGGGCCAGGACGACACGGCGTGCGCCGGTGCCGCACCGGCCACCGCCGCGGAGGCGATCGGGACGCTCTCCGGCGGGCGGCTCACGGCGGTGGTCGCCCAGGGGGAGTGGACCGCGAGCGCGCTGAAGGCGATCCTCGCCGGCGTGCCCGAGCTGCCCGACGTGACACTGGTGGCCTTCGTGGACACCGAGGACTTCGGGGCGCCGGACACGCCGGAGCGCGCCCTGCGCGACTACCTGGAGGGCGGCCTGCCGCCCTTCTGGGGTTCCCGTTGGCGCGCAAGGCATTGCGTGTTCCTCGGCGGCACCATCGAGGGTGCGGGCACGCTGGTGGCCATTGTGGACGGCTACCGCTCGTTCGGCCGGGACGGCGTGCACCTGCAGCTGCTCGACCGGGTCGCCGCGGCCCTGCGCGGGCTGCTGCTGGTGGTGCCCGCCGCCGACGCGCCCGCGGCGCGGGCACTGGTCGCGCGGGCGGGTTTCACCCCTT
Coding sequences within it:
- a CDS encoding pyridoxamine 5'-phosphate oxidase family protein, translating into MAVPRASRPHMPGYGTLPADQGTGLLPWSWAENRLRGSHDYWVATVWPDGRPHLMPVWAVWHDEALWFSSSKAARKIRNLEANPAVTISTDDALNPVVVEGVARVVRDTVSRQAFLGALNAKYRTDFGPDFLDPGVNATVRVRPRWVFGLDERDFGGSPTRWDFTGRRR
- a CDS encoding tautomerase family protein, producing the protein MPLVRIDALPTHDDKTLVALGDAVHQAMTETIDVPHDDFFQIITRTDGHLRYDPAYLGIRRDDGVVFISLTMRVGRTYEKKKALYARIAELVSQRTGIEPRNLLICVTENHEADWSFGGGVAQYLG
- a CDS encoding DUF3039 domain-containing protein encodes the protein MSTSTLPEVDTRPESTEETDSDQPKVFHYVRKDKIAESAVMGTYVVALCGEVFPVTRSPKPGSPVCPACKEIYEGLRPGPDGED
- a CDS encoding YihY/virulence factor BrkB family protein, giving the protein MTPPSSEPAEGAARRKGPARLISRTFSKAWEGNIFSESAEAAFWQTLSLPPLLLGLLGSLGFMGDWFGPGFVTTVHDRIITFADKIFSGNVVGQIIEPTVDDILTIGKGEIVSVGFLISLWAGSSAMSSFVDAITVAHDQYGVRNEVWQRIFALLLYLASLILLVVGLPVIAIGPNILIDFLPDSWAPTITTWISWLYYPVIGVLLVLAVATLYKLALPRRLPWHRGLPGAVLAMVIFLLASIGLRIYLSWITSTGYTYGALATPIAFLLFTFFIGMAIVGGAYFNSAIQELWPAKMTRRQRRKWRRLEMERAKERMRDDHPSLWERTTQPLRKPRKHEQPPASGDEGDLADQSSPSGPGRKPS
- a CDS encoding DEAD/DEAH box helicase — translated: MSDTAQGNRTGQGFVAPEPQHDSTARPLRAWQRRALTKYLSTKPQDFLAVATPGAGKTVFGLRIAAELLSDRTVESITIVTPTEHLKHQWAASAAMAGIPIDSNYRNGQGAVAADYRGVALTYAQVAAHPTLHRVRTEGRKTLVILDEIHHGGDAKSWGDAIREAFTPAVRRLALTGTPFRSDDSPIPFVTYEPDGDGSLRSKADHSYGYADALADGVVRPVVFLAYSGEASWRTSAGEEFTARLGEPLTAEQTARAWRTALDPGGEWIPSVLQAADTRLQQLRSGGIPDAGGLVIATDQESARAYARILARITGEAPTVVLSDDPKATARISEFSESTDRWLVAVRMVSEGVDVPRLAVGVYATSASTPLFFAQAIGRFVRARRKGETASVFLPSVPVLLELASELEAQRDHVLGKPHREKDGWDDELLAQANRTEDEPGEEEKAFTSLGASAELDQVIYDGNSFGTAVFSGSEEEQEYLGLPGLLEPDQVRALLRKRQEEQLADANRRKPANEPVPPPAPKPQSVNERIAALRKELNTLVGMYHHRTRKPHGAIHNELRRACGGPPTAMASLEQLEERIATLRSW
- a CDS encoding DUF7455 domain-containing protein, whose product is MTSPTLTRPELTAADRCDRCGAAAQVRAILTSGGELLFCGHHAREYESKLKEIAAEIQRG
- a CDS encoding glutamine synthetase; the encoded protein is MTKQASAAAKDLAAAGVGGTQIAWADNNGIPRSRIVPLSGLAGAATRGVGITALFAVFDTHDGITFAHPGLPTPSGDVRLVPVVDRLRRLAGQPALAWAPGRQIAADGSPWPYCQRTALENVVAVTFERGYEIRAGFEMEFAVAPAGATGIASSPGHPGPAYSPHALIPLDEFVATLLHDFDANGLRLNQFHAEYGPAQLELSLAATDPVSAADDQLLARQTLHAAAHKHGLRLSFAPIVSPEAAGNGWHLHTSVWRRGRNLLAGEGVPGAEGAGYIAGLLRDLPAVTAVTAPSVPSTLRLRPGYFASAYAFWGVENREAPLRYVPGTRLLGEDHANVELKPCDASANPYLALAAVITAGVAGLVEGLSLPDPVGEDPGTWPPGRRAAAGIDRLPATPGEQDAALAASARMREALGEELLGAFRAVRAADRRWAADRPLEDVVAAHLWRY
- a CDS encoding DUF6885 family protein — protein: MSLLDEVRWFPGAVRLVALARAEMPQQKSESAAFVTLVSLRAHGFELAGQDDTACAGAAPATAAEAIGTLSGGRLTAVVAQGEWTASALKAILAGVPELPDVTLVAFVDTEDFGAPDTPERALRDYLEGGLPPFWGSRWRARHCVFLGGTIEGAGTLVAIVDGYRSFGRDGVHLQLLDRVAAALRGLLLVVPAADAPAARALVARAGFTP